A single genomic interval of Lathyrus oleraceus cultivar Zhongwan6 chromosome 7, CAAS_Psat_ZW6_1.0, whole genome shotgun sequence harbors:
- the LOC127101749 gene encoding probable cysteine protease RD19B, with protein MDHRTFILLFIVFLFSVTAFSSETPNDGEDPIIRQVVDGGGVRLGAEYHFNQFKHRFGKVYSSKDEHDYRFNLFKTNLHRAKRHQIMDPSAVHGVTRFSDLTPREFRHSVLGLRGLSLPSDATPAPILPTDNLPADFDWREKGAVTAVKNQGSCGSCWSFSTTGALEGAHYLATGELVSLSEQQLVDCDHECDPEEAGSCDSGCNGGLMNSAFEYILKSGGVMREKDYPYSGTDKGVCKFDKTKIAASVANFSVVSLNEDQIAANLVKNGPLAVAINAVFMQTYIGGVSCPYVCSRRLDHGVLLVGYGSGAYAPIRMKEKPYWIIKNSWGENWGENGYYKICQGKNICGVDSMVSTVAAVHTTATTTQ; from the exons ATGGATCATCGAACCTTCATTCTCTTGTTTATTGTTTTCCTCTTCTCCGTCACGGCGTTCTCATCCGAGACACCGAATGACGGCGAAGATCCAATAATCCGGCAGGTGGTCGATGGCGGAGGAGTGCGGTTGGGAGCAGAGTATCACTTTAATCAATTCAAACATAGGTTCGGGAAGGTCTATTCTTCCAAGGATGAGCATGATTACAGATTCAATTTGTTTAAGACTAACCTGCACCGCGCTAAGAGACATCAGATAATGGATCCTTCGGCGGTTCACGGTGTTACGCGTTTCTCGGATCTGACTCCGCGGGAGTTCCGGCATTCCGTTTTGGGATTGAGAGGGTTAAGTTTGCCGTCTGATGCAACACCAGCTCCTATTCTTCCTACTGATAATCTTCCTGCTGATTTTGATTGGAGAGAGAAAGGAGCAGTTACCGCCGTTAAGAATCAG GGTTCTTGTGGATCGTGTTGGAGTTTCAGCACCACTGGTGCTCTTGAAGGTGCTCATTACCTCGCTACTGGAGAACTTGTCAGTCTTAGTGAGCAACAACTCGTTGATTGTGATCATGAG TGTGATCCTGAGGAGGCGGGTTCTTGCGACTCCGGTTGCAATGGTGGATTGATGAATAGTGCTTTTGAGTACATTCTAAAATCTGGTGGAGTCATGCGAGAGAAAGACTATCCATATTCTGGAACTGATAAAGGTGTCTGCAAATTCGACAAGACGAAGATTGCTGCATCAGTGGCGAATTTCAGTGTTGTTTCGCTTAATGAAGACCAGATTGCTGCCAATCTTGTGAAAAATGGCCCTCTTGCAGTTGCTATAAATGCGGTATTTATGCAGACATATATTGGAGGAGTATCATGTCCATATGTATGTTCAAGGAGGCTTGATCATGGAGTGTTACTGGTTGGATATGGTTCTGGAGCGTATGCGCCGATTAGGATGAAAGAGAAGCCATATTGGATCATTAAAAACTCATGGGGAGAGAATTGGGGAGAAAATGGATACTACAAGATTTGCCAGGGAAAAAATATTTGTGGAGTGGACTCCATGGTTTCTACTGTGGCTGCTGTTCATACTACTGCTACTACTACTCAGTAG